ACAAACATGTATGATAAAGGTTCCAATTAAATCATATTTATACGCTATTCTTCCTTTGTAATTATAATTGCATCTGATCTGTTCCTGTGCTTAggtttcttgaaatttgttaGAGTGGAGTTGCTTTGAAGCCACTGGCTCTTAGCAATCAGTGCCAAGCGATCACATGTATTTTGTGTCGTTGCATAAGTCCTTTCAAGCCTGTTGACCACTATGTGTATACTTTCTGAACAGTGTTCTGCTTCCATGCCCACAGTGTGCTTAGAAATGGCTTTCTCAGGGACATGGAAAGTTAACACATGAAACTTTCGAAGTTGGTGTTTGGAAAGGTTTTGGGAAACCAGTGACCAAAGCTGGCACATCGCACTGCAAGGAATGCTACCTCGTGTCGACAGAGAGGAGTGCTGGGTGAGTACAGTTGGAACATTGGGAAAGTTTTGTCAATAATGTTGACACCTTGTTCATGCTTCTTTGATCACTGAAAACCTTGTGTTCTCCATGTTGAAGTTTCACTTTCAGTGGtttgaaacaatttacaattttccCAATGTTTCCAGGATGCAGAATTTTAGCAACATCATTACCAACCAGAGCCCCTTTATGATACATTTGCTTCTTCAAATTCATCCTTTCTAGTACTCCATCCAATTTCCTTTGGAAAGGTCctttcaaattatttattttagcaGTGATGGTAGACAATTGTTCCTTGGCTGCTTTCAACTGGTCTTGgtgttgttttgcttgttgttgttgttcatctctttcctttttaagCTCTCGTGCCCTTTCTCTTGCTTTCACAGCTTCCACTGTGTGAGTAGTGAACCTACAGTACAACAAAGATGAAGGTCCTTTTCAAAAAATGGTTGCTCATTGTAAATTACATATGGACTTAGAAAGTGAAGTCACTGATATATGTGTCTTTATCTATATATTTTGTCAACTTGAGAATTAATGGAACTGCAAACCACTTACACAGGGGGGACATGTTGATAATATATGTCTtacaaggtttctttttcatcaatattttttttcagatggCATTTGTTATTTAGTTCTGCACATTGTACCTTCGCCCCTCCTTTTGATGATAGGAAGCCGTCTCAGCAATAAAACTCCGAAGCTTTTCTTCAGTGGAATTAATGGCTTCATTGTCACCCTCCAACAATTCTTCTAAATTGGCACACTCAACAGTCAGTTCCTCTCGTTTGTGGAATGCCTCAACCAGTTCTGGGGATGCCTCTCCATTTGCCTCTTTAATGGAATTATCCAGTGAAATGGCTTCACTCTCAACCAGCTCAAGTGCCTGCTTTCCAAGCCCCAGAGACAAATGGAGGGGCATACATGACACTGAGTCAATAACTGGTCCAGTTGCTTGGTAGATTGGAAGGCTTTCACAATTGTGGAATTGGTTGGCTTTTGACTTTACGGAACCACCTTTCACAAATCTGTTGTTATCGGACAAGATTGACTCAAAACTGCGCACTGGGAACTTTTTTGTATGTGTGTCACTAGCAGTGGCACCGTGCTGCAACAGCCATGGCGTGTGAGGCTTCCCCTTCTCAAGATCTTTAAGCTGTGCATGACAGAAGTTACAAAAGAAAGTTCCATTGGGTCCTGTTAAACCCAATAACCTTGCTATGAACTCCCAGTCCCCTCCAAGACTGAGCCAGAACTCTGAAATGGTATACTTTGCACTGGATGGTTTGTTGGCATCACAGTTGGAGGAATGTGATTGGAAATGTGTTGTTTTCTGACATAACAAACATCTTTGGCTTCGATACTCATTTTGGCAATTTCTGAACAACTCTTGAAGCTCATGAGGCCAGTTTCCCATCCCTCTGATGTCAAAATTGGGCTGCTGACTTGGACTCATGGGATTTTTTGTAAGGTCTACCTTTAGGTCCAGTTCAGTAATGTTTGATAgtactttcattttttcctctaTAACAGGACCAAAAACCTTTTGCATGCATTCGTAGTTGTCCTTGTCACCTTCATAAATTGCCAGCAGGCGAGCTGTATGGATGGAGTGTTGCTCTTTACAATTGAGAAATTGCAACAGTAACTTCGTTGATTTTCCTCCTTTGTCCCCTGTCAGAAGTACCCACAACAAATTTTTTGGGATGTTGCTCTTTTCAGCCAAATAGCCACTTTCACTTAGTTGCGAAACAGATTTCTTTACTACATCAGACACATTGGCTACTCTTACAAAGGACACTTTCTTTCCATTTGAACTTTCAAAATTCCCACATTCGTACTCGAATTCAATAGACTTTAAATGCTCTCGAACTTCTTTTTCAGGACCAAAAATGTCATATCCTGTAAACAAGAAGGAAAATTATTGGCAAGGCTaattttttgtgaaagaaatgtacgAAGCTGGAACGCTCAACAAATCAGTACACCCAGCTTCCCGCATACCAACCTCCCCTAAAAGAGCACTTTCCTAATCTTGGACTTAAAAACAGAACAGCAAACACcagtcatttttaaaatctattttcattttcgaactttgtttatttatttttgcccTAAACTCTTGTATGTACTTGTTGCCGATATGGATGgaacaattattatcatgaGTCTTCATCAAAGTGCACAAGTGTTTTACTGTTCAAAAGCTTACCAAGAGCATCTCTAAAGGTCCTTTTGATCATCCTCAGCATCTCCATGGGCATATGGGCCTTCAGCTCTGCAACCTGAAAGACAGTGGGTTGaaccttttttcattttgatgtcAAAAATGTTATaagctgttgtttttgtcttgtctAATACAGAGACAGTGTAGATTTTAAGGTGTAGGCAATCACTTTATgtgaaaccttttttttttctatgtgTTTGGTAAGCTGTATTACATTTAAATGTTTTGCATAGCTGAAATAATGGCACACACGGGGCTAGCAGGATGAATATGTTCTCTTTTATCCATGTAGGCTTcaaactaataaattattttgctgCGTTGTCGCACAAtgcacttgtaaaagctaaaaatttcccattttgtttccaaataACACATCTTTGTAGTTGTGACTTTTTAATCGATGTGGCAGTCTGATGCATGACATCATCTGCCGCCTGTGTTGCTGACGCTACACTCTCtacaaatttttcaatgacttgactcctttttttcaatgtgcTAGAAGATGCAGATGAACTTCCTGTTTGTGGCTGAGAAACTGGCATTAACTTGATAGGCTTtccttttgattggtttgcataaatgaaaCCTGAATTACTCTGCCCAGTCTTCTTTTTGACAAGACTCATAAATACCTGTAGGTAACATAAACCTTAGGTTACTTAAAGGTATTTCCAAGGAAATACTATTCAGTTTTGATAAcagaagaatgaaaaaagtaACAAGATTATACCTGTCTATCAAATTATTCCAATATATCACAATTGAGATGGAGCTCaatcttgcaaaaattatattatacCTCTCTCACCTTTTGAAGAGGTAAGCGTTTTAGGAACCCCCAAACCACTGATGGTCAGACAGTGAAGATTCTGAGGGGGAGGGGGTTTCACagtagaaagaaaaattggaaatttcatTAAGCAGATGGAAGACATCCTTGGGAAAGTATGTGTTCTTGCAACTACTCATTTTTAACAAGAATTATTCTCAATTTTAATGTAAGTGGTTATCAGTCACCTCGCCAGCAGGGAGTTGTTCACCAACAAACATGCTGTTGCTTTGTGTGTGTACGTGGAACAGGTAATATATGGTATGGCTAGTATTTCAGACAATTTCTGTGGTGGTGTGAGACTTGCTGATGGGAAAGTGACCAGTTGCCATGTTATGATCGATCCAGGGCAAAGATAGAATTAttaaaaagatttcaaaacatgggttttatttatttaatttattttaatcatGCCAAGATATTAGtcagagaaaaatatttcactgtCCTACTTCCCTCTGAACTATCAAAAagctgggaaaaaaaaatcaaatttcatgAAACTTGAATTGCACTGGTTGAGTTGTTTCAGTGTTCTTAGTTGTGTTCATTTGTGGCCAAACAGTTCACTTTCTGTACTTCATAGATTGATGAGTGCTGAAGTATTAAAATaacgaattgaaaaaaacacttaGGACATTTTTGCTACGGTTTGATGAGCTTTAATAAAACTTGAGTGTCTTTGTGAAGAGAAGGTTAATATGCGGACGCCCGAGGGAACAACCTAAAAAAACCGGCTGAGCTGACAAATTCCTACTTCAGTGTAACGAACGTAGGGCACTATATAAGACCGTGGGATTTTAACTCTTATTCTATAAATATTTGGTGTCTTTAACTAACTGTAAAGAGTATCCATTGATTCATAGTATGCGATTTTCTGCAACCATTTTCAGATAAAAAGTGAATCCGGtcgtttcacccgaaaaaccGTTGGGCCGTACTAAAAGTCGATTTCAAACACCGAATATAGAAACCTGTTATCGTCTAATTGGCATGTACTTTCGTTCTATACATCTGCCGAGCCAAAACCAGCAGACGAGCCAATACCTAGTTCTCTACGTTCTTCAAATCCATGGTTCCTGGCGTACGGGTTTTCGGGTGATTTAAATTAATCCGTTACGGGTTACCTGTTCTTGAAGTTTGCTCACTGGAGTGTTAGGATCCCGGTCAGTTTGCAGGGTAAATAGCTTTGATCGTAGACTGTCTACGCGTTGTTGTAACTCCgcgttttcgaccaaaaattTGCACTCGCTTTCGCGAAACTGACCTTCCAGTTCACCTAATTGCGTGCGGAgacctttttccttttttttcgaCGAGAGCGTAGCCGAGTACAAACATCTGTACGCTACTGAAGATGCTGACAACAATGTATCGTCTAGAAGTAGAATTGCTTCCGGAAAGTCACGTTCCAAGAGAAATTTCCATAAATAGTTAGACGAGCACATCATGTTTACATACTGGCACGTCAGTCTCAAGTTACAAATATCTGCGATCCCAACATATCTAAAAATATCCAACAGCACGACTTCCGGTAAACATAGCATAAACGATGTTggggattttattttttcggtGACATTTGTTACGGCAAGCCTCCGGTCCTGTTGAGCTAGGGtttttttgttgacaaatGCCTTTCCACGAGATTGGgcttttacaaaatatttttctttctcttcgtTGCAGCTTCGTTGCCATCTCGTCAAATTTCTCCGACAAGAGGCACACAAACACGCATCATTGCACGATACTTCcacatcaaaacaatttttcacatcTTCCACAATATTCTCAACAACGGTATGCCAGCGCGACGAGGATTTGCAACAACAGACGCtacattttttttgggaagCCATTGGCACTAGTACAGTAACATTTAAAGGGCTTTATTTGGC
This sequence is a window from Acropora palmata chromosome 9, jaAcrPala1.3, whole genome shotgun sequence. Protein-coding genes within it:
- the LOC141892354 gene encoding uncharacterized protein LOC141892354 encodes the protein MASQKKCSVCCCKSSSRWHTVVENIVEDVKNCFDVEVSCNDACLCASCRRNLTRWQRSCNEEKEKYFVKAQSRGKAFVNKKTLAQQDRRLAVTNVTEKIKSPTSFMLCLPEVVLLDIFRYVGIADICNLRLTCQYVNMMCSSNYLWKFLLERDFPEAILLLDDTLLSASSVAYRCLYSATLSSKKKEKGLRTQLGELEGQFRESECKFLVENAELQQRVDSLRSKLFTLQTDRDPNTPVSKLQEQVFMSLVKKKTGQSNSGFIYANQSKGKPIKLMPVSQPQTGSSSASSSTLKKRSQVIEKFVESVASATQAADDVMHQTATSIKKSQLQRCVIWKQNGKFLAFTSALCDNAAK
- the LOC141892668 gene encoding uncharacterized protein LOC141892668: MPMEMLRMIKRTFRDALGYDIFGPEKEVREHLKSIEFEYECGNFESSNGKKVSFVRVANVSDVVKKSVSQLSESGYLAEKSNIPKNLLWVLLTGDKGGKSTKLLLQFLNCKEQHSIHTARLLAIYEGDKDNYECMQKVFGPVIEEKMKVLSNITELDLKVDLTKNPMSPSQQPNFDIRGMGNWPHELQELFRNCQNEYRSQRCLLCQKTTHFQSHSSNCDANKPSSAKYTISEFWLSLGGDWEFIARLLGLTGPNGTFFCNFCHAQLKDLEKGKPHTPWLLQHGATASDTHTKKFPVRSFESILSDNNRFVKGGSVKSKANQFHNCESLPIYQATGPVIDSVSCMPLHLSLGLGKQALELVESEAISLDNSIKEANGEASPELVEAFHKREELTVECANLEELLEGDNEAINSTEEKLRSFIAETASYHQKEGRRFTTHTVEAVKARERARELKKERDEQQQQAKQHQDQLKAAKEQLSTITAKINNLKGPFQRKLDGVLERMNLKKQMYHKGALVGNDVAKILHPGNIGKIVNCFKPLKVKLQHGEHKVFSDQRSMNKVSTLLTKLSQCSNCTHPALLSVDTR